Part of the Bradyrhizobium sp. AZCC 1721 genome, CGGATATCCTCGCCGGCCCGCAGCCGCGCAATCAGCGCGCGGAAATCATGGCGCGGTTGCCAGCCGAGTTCGGCTCGTGCGCGGTCGTTGACGTAGACGCGATCGATGCCTGGAATCATCGTCCAGCCGCGCCGCGCAAATTCGGCCTCAAACTCCGGCACGTAACGGCGGACCACACGCGGCGCGTCGCTGCGCAGTTCCGCCGTGTCGTTCGGTGAGAATGGCGTGGTGGCGCTGATGATGTATTTGGCGAAACCGACCGATGGCGCGCGGTCGGCCGCCATCAGATGCGCGCTGACCACGTCTTCGATATCGACGCGCCGATAGAGGAACTCGTTGGTCTTGATGTTGGCGTCGGTGTAGGCCTCGCGTGTCGCGCGATTGTCATCCTCTTCAGGGAAGAAACGCGAGGTACGCAGCACGATGTTGCGAAGCGCGTGATTGCGCGCAAAGAGCTGGCACAGATCCTCCGCGGCGGCCTTGGTGACGCCATAGATATTTTTCGGCACGGCCGCGACGTCTTCGGTGATCCAGGCCGCCGGCTCGCCCGGCGGTGGCACCAGCGCCTCGCCGAAGACGCTTGTGGTGCTGGTGTAGACGAGCGTCGTGACGCCGGCTGCGATGGCTTCTTCGAGCAAACAGAGCGTGCCGGTGATGTTGACGTCGATAAACTCCTGGCGGCTGTGGGTCGCCACATGCGGCTTGTGCAGCGTCGCGGCGTGCAGCACGGTCGTCACGCCCTTCATGCAACGGCGCACGAAAGCGCGGTCAGTGATCGAGCCTACGTGATGCGTAAACACGCCGGGCAGAACGTCAATACCGACGGCCTTGCGCCGCTGCGCCTGTAGCGTACGCATCAGCGCCTCGCCGAGATGGCCGGAACTGCCGGTCACCAGTACGGTCACGCCGCCATAACCTTTCGCACGCTCGAGAATTGTTGATTTTCGAGAGCGAGCGTAGCCCTGCGCCAGCTCAGCAGCAAGGCGCGGCCGGGCGCGGCTGTTATGCGGGATCAGGGCGCCGGAATAGCCAACAGCGTCGAGATGGCGCGGCCGCGGATGTCGTAGACGCGCGCGAACACGACGTCGTCGCGCTTGATTTCCACCATGACCGGCGCAGTGAGGCCCTTGCAGTAGAACTCGCCCAGCGTCATCGCGAAGTCGGCCGACTGGCTGTCCCAGCCGATCGTGAAGTCCGGGCCGAGCGCCACCTGCGCCGGACGCTGCGGGCCGCACACCGCGACCTTCCACTTGCGTCCCAGCGGAGGAAATTCCTGCCGTTCGACCAACTCCTCGCGCAGGCCGTCGGAAGCCTGCTTCAGCGCCAGCCCCCAGTAATCCAGCATAAACATCTTGTCGGCGCCGCGAACCGTGCCGGCAATGTGATTGAAATGAGTGTATTCATAAGGGTGCAGGCGGATCATCTCGCTGAGTGGCAGCAGCAAACCGAACGAGAACACCGCAAGCGCGGCGGGCTGCCAACTGCGGCGATTTTGCTTCAGCCATTTCATTCCCCAGGCGAACGCGACGCCCGCAAGCACCGTCATCGGCGGGACGACGAAGATGAAATGCCGGATGCCGTTGTAGAGCGCCGGCCGCTTTACCATCGCGATCACCAGCGGCAGTGTCGCCGCCAGCGTCAGCATCAACAGGATGGTCTTGCGGCGGGCAGCTATATCAGCGCGCGACAGCGACATGAAAGTGCCGACGACACCGCCAATCAGAAGCGCGAGCAATATCTCGGGAAGCTGCAGCGCGAACAGCGTCGGCAGATATGACCACGGCATGTCGGGCACCGAGACCAGCGCGCCGTCGAACATTTCCTTCCAGGGCTTTTCGAAGAAATGCGAGAAATAGGTCAGCGCCTGGAACGGATGGCCAGGCTCCATGATCGACCACGGCCACACCAGGCCCATGATCAGGTATCCGAACACGAGCCCCGGGACCAGGACGTACACGACATGGGCGAAGCGGCGTATCGCCTCGCGCGGGCCTTGCTTGCGAACGTCCTCGATCAACAGCGGGACGAAGCCCACCATTGCATAGACTACCGCCAGCCCACCGAGAATCCGGCAGCCGATCGAGAGACCGGCGCCGAGGCCTATGATCAGGATGGTACGCGGTGAGGGCGCGGGATACTCCTCGGCGAGGCGCACCAGACCCAGGATCAGGATCACCATCGAGACGGCAAACGGCGCGTCCTTCGGGTTCATGAACATGTGTCCGTAAAAGGTCGGGCACAGCGCCAGCAGCAGCAGCGTCGCGAGCCCGGCAAGCGGGCCGCCGACACGCCGCGCCAGCCGCCAGGTCACGGCAAGGCCGATCAGGCCGACGACGGCGCCGAGCAGGCGGCGCGTTTCGAACAATTCGAGCGGAATGACCTTGTGCAGCAGGGCGGCCGCCATGTCGAAGCCACCGCCATACATGTAGAGATTGGCGAACGACAGCGCGCCGGTGTCCTTGAAGCCGGAACCGTACATCCGCAGCAGCAGATCGGCATATTCGGCGTGCGTGTAGTCGTCCCAGCCCAGCCCATAGTCGCGGAAGGTCAGGCCAGCAACGAGCGTGACAACGGCCAACGCGAAGATGGCGAGGTCATCACAGGTCCGCTCCATCGAGCGCCGCGCAGGCGTATCGAGAGCAGAAGTTGTAATGGATGACATGGCGATTGGTAACCTAGAGTCCCCTATGGCCCAGCTTGGATATTCTTGAGCCTCATTCCCCGGGTACCCATATAGCGCAGTTCCATTACCAAGTAATTGGGAATTGTGGCGTAAATCCCTGATGCAATGCAACAAAAGGGCAGTAATTGGTAGGCGGTAAAGTTACGGGCGCCGGAGTGAACGGCACCTGAATGGCACGAAACACCTGCGTCCAGGATTCCTGTAACCGAACAACGCCATGCGGAACCCAGTGTGCAATTGGCGGGTGGCGATGCGCACAATATGACGGTATCGTGGCGTTGGGCGGCTTGCGAGCGTTTCGGGCGCGGCTGAGGGGTTAGTTCTATGATGGTTGTTATGTTGGTCGCCGGGATCGGCCTCGTTTTGGCGGGGCTGCTGGCGATCGGCTTCGGGATCCCGATCAAGGAATTCAGCACCGGCAACACGCTCATCATCGCCGGCGTGATAGGCGTCTGCGCCGGTGCGATCATGCTCGCGCTCTGGATAGCGGTCCGGGAACTGAAGAACGTTGCGCGGCGGCTCGGCGCTAGTATGGCTGAAGCGCGCGGCGAGGCCGCGGTGCGGCCGGTGCTTCCTGCTGCCGCGACGCGGGATTCCGCTCCCTTCGGCGGCGGTTTCCCGGCCGCCGAACTGCCCGCTGGTCCCGGACCGTTCTCCCCAACGGCACCGCCGCCTTTCTCGTCAGCGGCGCCGCCGCCTTGGCAGAACGAGGCTGTCCTGCGGGATCACCCGATCCCGGAGCCGACCCACCCCGAACCGCCACCATCGGCTCCGAAACCGAAGCGCAATTTGCTGTTTTCATCGACGTCACGAAGGGAGCGCGAGCGCGCGCAGGGGCGCGCCAGTGAGCCGCTGCCGCCGGATCTTTTGTCATCGGACCTTCGTTCCAATCCACCCGCCGTGCCGCCGGTCGAGCCGGACGAACCGCCGCGGGCGTCGTTCGAGAATGCCTGGCCGAAAGCGGAACGCGCAAAATCCAGCGAACACCCGCTGCAGCGCCGCGGCGGCCGCACACCCCCGGCACCCGCGGAAGCCAATGGTGGACCGCCGCGCACGGAGGATCAGCCGGCGGTGACCGTGCTGAAGTCCGGTGTCGTCGATGGCATGGCCTACTCCCTCTACTCCGACGGTTCGATCGAGGCCCAGATGCCGGAGGGGATGATGCGCTTCGCCTCGATCGACGAACTGCGCGCGCATCTCGATCAGCGGTCCTGAACCGGCAATACTTGCCGGACGGCGACTATTGGAAATAAAGCAGCGCCGTTCTTGTCAATTTCCCGGCACTTCGTTCATATACGCCAAGTTGTATAGGATGCCGCCGATGTATAGGCGCGGTTGGATACTGTCCGAACCGTACAGATGCATCGTGATCCCAGAAGGTTGAGCCATGACCGATCCCGCAGGCAAGACGCCCGTCGAACTGACCGCCAATATCGTATCGGCCTATCTCAGCAATAATCCGACCCAGGCCTCGGAAATCCCGAACCTGATCAGCCAGGTCCACGCCGCGCTGATGCGGGTGTCGAGCGGCCGGCCCGAGACCCCGCTAGAGCCAGCCAAGCCGGCCGTGTCGGTGAAGAAGTCGATGACGCCGGAATATCTGGTCTGTCTGGAGGACGGCAAGCGCTTCAAGTCGCTGAAGCGCCATCTGCGCACGCAGTACAACATGACGCCGGAGCAATACCGCGACAAATGGGGGCTGCCGCCGGATTATCCCATGGTGGCGCCTAACTACGCGGTGGCGCGTTCGCAACTTGCCAAGAAGATGGGACTTGGCCAGCAGGCGCGGAAGCGGAAGTAAGCCCGGTCAATGCGACGGTGTCTACGAGGCCGCGGCAAGCGCCTCACGCGCGTCGGAGCGGATGCGCTCGACCATGGAGCGTAGGCCGTTGGAACGCTGCGGCGTCAGGTGCTCGCGAAATCCGAATTCGTCGAATACCGCGAGCGCATCGGTTGAAAGGATGTGCTGCGGCGTGCGGCCGGAATAGAGCGTGAGCAGGATCGCGATCAGGCCGCGCACGATGTGAGCGTCGCTGTCGCCCAGATATTTCAGCCGCGGTTCGCCGTTGCCGCTGCGATCGATCTGCCTGGAAAGCCAGACCTGGCTGACGCAGCCATTGACCTTGTTCTCGGCGGAATGCTCGGCCTCCGGCATCGGGTCGAGCGTGCGGCCGAGTTCGATGACGTACCGGTAGCGGTCGTCCCACTCGTCAAGCAGTTCGAAATTGTCCCTGATCTCGTCGATCGTCATCTTGGCCCGCGTCCGTTTCAGTACGCCTTATATAGGATGCCGACCGCACGAAAGCGACGGAAACGGAACCGGTTCCGCGGCCTTATTTTGAAGCCAACGGCGTCCGCGGCAGCCGCCATTCGATCGCCATGTCGTCCTCCGTCAGCGCTTCAGCGGGCGAAGCGGCCGCGATCACGGCCTCGGCGTCGCCGGCGGTGCCGATCGAGCTGGTATGGTCGGGCTTCTTGTCGGGGACGGCGGGCGGCTCGGGCTTCTTGTCGGTGATGATCTTGTACAATTGGCGGGCGCCCTCCTGGGCGCGCTGGCCAAGCGCGGTGGCGGCCTGGCCACCGACCTCGCAGGCCGCCGGCTGGCGCTTGCAGAACTGGCCCATGTCAGAGACGGCGGCGGTCGCAGCCGATACGGCCTCGGACGCGCCGATCTGCGGCACCTTGTCCGATTCAGGCGTCTTTTCTCTGGGCAACAGCACGAGCACGAGCCCGAGCCAGAATGCCATGCGAAGCAGAAAAAACATCTCGCGACCCCGGTCGTCTCTTATGGTTGTGTTGCGGTTAAGTCCGCTGGCTTTGTTTCTGACTAACAGCCCTCGATAAATCGCAAGTGTTTGCATTGAGGTAAAATCGCCGAAAATTTTCTGAAAACCGCAACGATTCGATTCGGCGTAAATTTTCGATTGACGATCACCGCCGCGCGAAAATTCGCGCCGTTCGCGCATCCACCATTTCGAAACCATAGATCGATCGCGCTGGAAACCTGCCGTTCACCATCCGGGTCGAATGACCGTCGCGTGAGACGTCAAACCTCCGCGGATGCGCGTTGTTGGTCGGCCATGCGCCGGGCCTTAGCGTTCGCTTAAGCTCACTCTGACACGGTGACGCAAAGATAAGGGGGCGTTCCGGTGCGTCTGTCTGACGAACAAGCCGAAGCGCGAGAGCCGTGACTGTTTTGAGTATCATCCGCGATTGTCTCGATGCGCTGCTGCATCCCTCGGCACGATATGATGCGCTGACGAGTGCGCGTCATCGTGCTTTCATGGCGCCGCGGCTGCTCGGCAGCCTGGTGGCGCTTGCGGCCTTTCCGGTCTATCTGGCGATGCGCGGGGCGCCCACGGCGCTCGAGGTCGCGGCCTTCGCCTGGCTGATCGCACCCATCCTGTTGTCCTGGTTCCTCTCGCGCACCGGCCGCTACGAGAGCGCGCATATCCTGTCCGCGCTGGCGCTGGCGGGCCTTGTCATGATGGTGGCCGTGACCACCGGCGGTATCGAATCGTTCGCCGCGGTCTGGCTCATCGTCGTTCCCCTGGAAGCGGCGCTGTCGGCCTCGCGCCGCGTGGTCGTGTTTGCCTCTGCGCTTGCGCTGTCATGCGTCGCCTTGCTGATCGCGCTCGGGCATTTTCACCTGCTACCGATGGCGGAGCCGAACGCGGCGCTGCACGGCGTCCTGATGGGTGCTGGCGTTGCGTCGGCAACGCTCTATGCGGCGGGACTGGCCGTTAGCGCGGAATCGCTGGCGCGCACTTCAGTGTCGCTGCTTTATCTCGAGGAAGACCGCTATCGCCTGCTGGCGCGAAACATGAGCGACGTGATTTCGCGTCACAACCGCAGCGGTGCCGTGGAGTTCATTTCGCCGGCGGCGGAAGCCATGCTCGGCACGCCCGGCGCCCGGCTCACCGGCCATGGACTGTTCGACCGCGTCCATGTCGCCGATCGTCCGGCCTATCTCACGGCCCTGTCGGATGCCGCGCGCGGCAGCGAGCAGCGCAGCGTCGAATTCCGCCTGCGCCGCGACGCGGTCCGCGGCCAGAACGCTTCCGCCGATTTCATCTGGGTAGAGATGCGTTGCCGACCGCTCGAGCAGGTTTCGCCCGAGGCCGATGTCGTCGCCGTGATGCGCGACGTCACCGACCGCAAGATCCAGGAGCAGGCGCTTGAAATGGCGCGCACCGCCGCCGAGCAGGCGGATGCCTCCAAGACGCGGTTCCTGGCTACCATGAGCCACGAACTGCGCACCCCGCTGAACGCCATCATCGGCTTCTCCGAGATGATCGTGCACGAAGAGGCGATGATGCTCGACGCCGCGCGCCGCAGGGAATATGCGCAGTTGA contains:
- a CDS encoding NAD-dependent epimerase/dehydratase family protein produces the protein MTVLVTGSSGHLGEALMRTLQAQRRKAVGIDVLPGVFTHHVGSITDRAFVRRCMKGVTTVLHAATLHKPHVATHSRQEFIDVNITGTLCLLEEAIAAGVTTLVYTSTTSVFGEALVPPPGEPAAWITEDVAAVPKNIYGVTKAAAEDLCQLFARNHALRNIVLRTSRFFPEEDDNRATREAYTDANIKTNEFLYRRVDIEDVVSAHLMAADRAPSVGFAKYIISATTPFSPNDTAELRSDAPRVVRRYVPEFEAEFARRGWTMIPGIDRVYVNDRARAELGWQPRHDFRALIARLRAGEDIRSSLAREVGSKGYHDRVFREGPYPVE
- a CDS encoding glycosyltransferase family 39 protein; translation: MSSITTSALDTPARRSMERTCDDLAIFALAVVTLVAGLTFRDYGLGWDDYTHAEYADLLLRMYGSGFKDTGALSFANLYMYGGGFDMAAALLHKVIPLELFETRRLLGAVVGLIGLAVTWRLARRVGGPLAGLATLLLLALCPTFYGHMFMNPKDAPFAVSMVILILGLVRLAEEYPAPSPRTILIIGLGAGLSIGCRILGGLAVVYAMVGFVPLLIEDVRKQGPREAIRRFAHVVYVLVPGLVFGYLIMGLVWPWSIMEPGHPFQALTYFSHFFEKPWKEMFDGALVSVPDMPWSYLPTLFALQLPEILLALLIGGVVGTFMSLSRADIAARRKTILLMLTLAATLPLVIAMVKRPALYNGIRHFIFVVPPMTVLAGVAFAWGMKWLKQNRRSWQPAALAVFSFGLLLPLSEMIRLHPYEYTHFNHIAGTVRGADKMFMLDYWGLALKQASDGLREELVERQEFPPLGRKWKVAVCGPQRPAQVALGPDFTIGWDSQSADFAMTLGEFYCKGLTAPVMVEIKRDDVVFARVYDIRGRAISTLLAIPAP
- a CDS encoding DUF308 domain-containing protein, which gives rise to MMVVMLVAGIGLVLAGLLAIGFGIPIKEFSTGNTLIIAGVIGVCAGAIMLALWIAVRELKNVARRLGASMAEARGEAAVRPVLPAAATRDSAPFGGGFPAAELPAGPGPFSPTAPPPFSSAAPPPWQNEAVLRDHPIPEPTHPEPPPSAPKPKRNLLFSSTSRRERERAQGRASEPLPPDLLSSDLRSNPPAVPPVEPDEPPRASFENAWPKAERAKSSEHPLQRRGGRTPPAPAEANGGPPRTEDQPAVTVLKSGVVDGMAYSLYSDGSIEAQMPEGMMRFASIDELRAHLDQRS
- a CDS encoding MucR family transcriptional regulator; amino-acid sequence: MTDPAGKTPVELTANIVSAYLSNNPTQASEIPNLISQVHAALMRVSSGRPETPLEPAKPAVSVKKSMTPEYLVCLEDGKRFKSLKRHLRTQYNMTPEQYRDKWGLPPDYPMVAPNYAVARSQLAKKMGLGQQARKRK
- a CDS encoding SufE family protein is translated as MTIDEIRDNFELLDEWDDRYRYVIELGRTLDPMPEAEHSAENKVNGCVSQVWLSRQIDRSGNGEPRLKYLGDSDAHIVRGLIAILLTLYSGRTPQHILSTDALAVFDEFGFREHLTPQRSNGLRSMVERIRSDAREALAAAS
- a CDS encoding DUF5330 domain-containing protein, with amino-acid sequence MFFLLRMAFWLGLVLVLLPREKTPESDKVPQIGASEAVSAATAAVSDMGQFCKRQPAACEVGGQAATALGQRAQEGARQLYKIITDKKPEPPAVPDKKPDHTSSIGTAGDAEAVIAAASPAEALTEDDMAIEWRLPRTPLASK
- a CDS encoding ATP-binding protein, which translates into the protein MTVLSIIRDCLDALLHPSARYDALTSARHRAFMAPRLLGSLVALAAFPVYLAMRGAPTALEVAAFAWLIAPILLSWFLSRTGRYESAHILSALALAGLVMMVAVTTGGIESFAAVWLIVVPLEAALSASRRVVVFASALALSCVALLIALGHFHLLPMAEPNAALHGVLMGAGVASATLYAAGLAVSAESLARTSVSLLYLEEDRYRLLARNMSDVISRHNRSGAVEFISPAAEAMLGTPGARLTGHGLFDRVHVADRPAYLTALSDAARGSEQRSVEFRLRRDAVRGQNASADFIWVEMRCRPLEQVSPEADVVAVMRDVTDRKIQEQALEMARTAAEQADASKTRFLATMSHELRTPLNAIIGFSEMIVHEEAMMLDAARRREYAQLINDSGQHLLSVVNGILDMSKMETGNFEISPEPFAPRAALLHCCNLLALKARDNGVDLITRAAEDLPVMNGDPRAFKQIALNLITNAIKFTERGGSVTVSAAVEGSRLMLSVTDTGVGIPAEDLARIGDPFFQAGKTYQRKHEGTGLGLSIVKGLVGLHNGEMNVQSRVGEGTTVAVTLPLDFAPSLTTSNNVATLKPAERPESQDPESQDEVHQVKKRA